CGCGCGCAACCTGGTGGTCGGCATCGGCGGCATGCCCAACATCCCCGAAGGCTTCGGGCCGCTCAGGGACGATCCACGCGTGTTCCACTCGAGCGGCTACCTGCGCGGCATGGCCCGGCTGCCCGATGCCGCAAGGATCGCCATCGTCGGCGCCGGCCAGAGCGCAGCCGAGATCTTCATGGACCTGCAAGGCCGCCCCCATGCGCCGCAGGTCGACCTGATCATGCGGGCGCGTTCGATCCGCCCGTCCGACGACAGCCCCTTCGTCAACGAGGTGTTCAACGTGGAGTTCACCGACTACATCTACGGCCAGCCCGAGGACGAGCGCGCCGCGCTGATCGACGAGTTCGGCCACACCAACTACGCGGTGGCCGACCTCGACCTGATCCAGCAGATCTTCAAGATGTTCTACGAGCAGAAGGTGCGCGGCGAGGACCGCATGCGCTTCTTGCGCCGGCACGAGATCCGCGGCGTGCAGGCCGCGGCGGACGGCATCCACCTGACCCTGTTCGACCAGGACAGCGGCGCCGACGGCACCTCGCGCTACGACGCCGTCGTGCTGGCCACCGGCTACGCGCGCGAGCAGCACAAGGCCCTCCTCGCGCCGTTGGCACCGTACCTGGGCGATTTTTCGGTCGACCGCCACTACCGCGTCGGCAGCACGCCGGACTTCCACCCCGCCATCTTCCTGCAGGGCGCCTGCGAAGCCTCGCACGGGCTGAGCGACACGCTGCTGTCGGTCACCTCCGTGCGCACGGGCGAGATCGGCAGCGCGCTGCTCAAGGCGATTCCGGGTGGTGCGCCGGTGGCGGCTGCGGCCGACGCCGCGAACAGTGCCCTCCGCGAGCGGGAGGCGGTCCGGGCCTAGGCAAAGACCCGCTCCGGCGAGGCAGTCGAAAGAAAAGGAGACAGCGCGCTGTCTCCTTTTTTTTAAGTCGAACGTCTCATGTATGGAAGCACCAGGGCGACGGATTCGGCCGCCCTGGGCGCCGAAACGTGAACACGTCGTATTCAAGCACCTGGAGTCTTCAACCTTATGCGTCCCCTGCCCCGCCAACGTCTGTTGAATGCCGCACTCGCCGCGGCCTTCGGCACGGCCTCCTCCCTTTGCAGCGTGAGCGCCTTCGCGCAAGCCACGGCACAGCCGTCGGGAGCCGCCGACCCGACCCTGCCGGCGATCACCGTGAACGCCACCACGGAAGAATCCGCCACAGGCCACGTCAACGGCTACCTCGCCAAACGCAGCACGGCCGGCAGCAAGACCGACACGCCGATCGTGGAGACGCCGCAGTCGATCTCGGTCATCACGGCCGACCGCATGGACGCCATCGGCGCCACCACCGTCAAGGATGCGCTCGGCTACACGCCGGGCATTGCCATCGCCCCGTTCGGCGCGGATTCGCGCTATGACTGGATCGCGATCCGCGGCTTCGACGGCTATGCGCCCGGCTTCTACCTGGATGGCCTGCCGCTGCGCAACAACGGGACCTGGGGTGTCTGGAAGACCGAGAACTACGGCAGCGAGCGCATCGAAGTGCTGCGCGGCCCGACCTCGGTGCTCTATGGCATGGCGAGCCCGGGCGGCGTGGTCAACATCGCGAGCAAGCTGCCGACGGCCGAGCCGCTGCGCGAAATACAGCTGCAGTACGGCAACGACGCCCGCCGCCAGGTGGCCGGCGATTTCTCCGGCGCACTCGATGCCGAAGGCAAGGTGCTCTACCGCATCACCGGCGTGCTGCGCGATGCCCAGCTGCCCGGCGGCAGCTCGCGCGACGACCGCACCTACATCGCGCCCTCGATCACCTGGAAACCCTCGAGCGACACCACGTTCACGCTGCTGGCCCAGTACCAGAAGAACCGCGCGGGCGCCTACAGCCGCATCCGGCCCATCGAGGGCTCGCTGAAGCCGACGCGCATCGGCACCACCATTCCCAGCGACCTGAACGTGGCCGATCCGAGTTTCGATCACTTCAACCACGACCAGAAGATGATCGGCTACCAGCTGGAGCATCGCTTCAACGACACCTTCACCGTGCGCCAGAAGTTGCGCTACGGCAAGCTCGAGGTCGACTACCGCACCCTGCAGTCGCCGAGCTTCGCGGCCATGGACCCGGCCAACGCGCTGAGCCCCGCCAACTACCGGTACCTGAACCGCGGCGTGTTCGGCAGCCAGGAGAGCACGACCTCGCTCACCATGGACAACCAGCTGCAGGCCGACCTGCGATCGGGCGACTGGCAGCACAAGGTGCTGGTGGGGTTGGACTACCAGCGCACCCGCATCGACCAGTACACCTACAGCAGCATCGTCGGCGCGCCGTTGCTCGACATCCAGGCCCCAGTCTACGGCGGCGCCATCGAGCTTCCCGCTCCCTACGTCAACGGCGTGAACCGGCTGGCGCAGACCGGCATCTACGTGCAGGACCAGATCAAATGGGGCGACCGCTGGTCGCTCACGCTGGGCGGCCGCTACGACACTGCGCAGAGCAGCAACTACAGCCGGTTCGACGGCACCACGCAGCGCATCTCGGAGCACAAGTTCACCAAGCGCGCGGGCCTCGTCTACCTGGCGCCGAACGGACTTGCGCCCTACCTGAGCTACTCGGAATCGTTCGCGCCGATCGGCGCGCTCGATCCCGCCACCAAGACGCCCTTCAAGCCGGAAAGCGGCCGGCAGTACGAAGCCGGCATCCGCTACCAGCCGCCGGGCGGCAAGTCGCTCTACAGCGCGGCCATCTTCGACCTGCGGCGCAAGAACTACATCACCTACGACGCGAGCTTCATGCCCAGGCAGACCGGCGAGATCTCGGTGCGCGGCCTCGAACTCGAGGCCACCACCGAGCTCATGCCGCGCCTGAACCTCACGGCCTCGTACGCCTACACGCCGCGCGCCATCGTCACGGCCAGCAGCCGGGTCGAGGAGATCGGCAAGCAGTCGATGTCGGTTCCGCGCAATCGCCTGTCGGTGTGGGCGGACTACCGCTTCAGCAACGGCCTGAAAGTGGGCGTGGGCGCGCGCTTCAACGGCTCGACGCATGGCGACGGCGAAGTGGTCGCGCCGGCCAAGGTGCCGTCGTACACGCTCCTCGACGCGATGATCGGCTACGACATCGACCGCTGGACGCTGGCGCTGAACCTGCGCAACCTGACCAACAAGGCCTACGTCGCGAACTGCGCCTACGCCTACTGCTACCTGGGCACGCAGCGCACAGCCGTGGCAACGGCCACCTACCGCTGGTAAACGCGGCGCAGCGCAAAGGCCGGGTGCCCTCGCGGGCATCCGGCCTTTTTTTACGCCGCGGTTGGGGCGCTAGCCGAGGTCGAGCGCCCGCAGGCGGTGCTTCACGGTGGCGCCGAACTGCGCGTCGCGGATGATGTCCAGGTGGCCGGTGCCCGCGACCACCTCGGTCGACAGCACGCGCGCGCGGCCGGGCCAGCGGCGCAGCGCGCCCGGCGCCTGCAGCGAGCGCTCGGCATGGAACACCTGCACCGCGAGATCCGTCTTCGCTTCGGCGTAGCATGCGGATTGCACGCGGCTGTCCAGCGTGGCCCACAGCAGATATTCGTAGGCCTCGTCGCCGGTCCCGTCGAGCGGCGAGACCCAGTTCGGGTCCAGCAACTGCTCGGCCACCCAGGCCTGCTCGGCGCCGGTCATGCGGGCGAACAGCGCGTTCCAATGCGCCGCCATCTCCGACCTGGCGAGCCAGGCGGCCAAGGTTTCGTCGGCCTTCGCGCGCTGCGCAGAAGTCAGGTTGCCCGTTGGCACCATCGGCTCCGGCTCGAACACATCGACCGCGCCGAAGAACACGATCTCGATGCGCCCCTCGAGCTGCCGCGCCACCTCGAAGGCCAGGTCGCCGCCGAGCGACCAGCCCAGCAGTGCGCAGCGGCCGCCGATGGCGGTCTTGACGATGAAGTCCGCATAGTCGACCGCGAGCTCGCGGATGGCAAAACCGCGCCAGCGCTTGCGCGTGTAGACATGGCTCACGAAGGCATACACCGGCCGGTCGCCCTTCACCGCGCGCGCCAGCGGCTGGAACTCGCGCGTGTTGACGATCAGGCCCGGCAGGCAGAACAACGGCACGCCAGTGCCTCCGGCATGCAGGCACACCGCATCGCTGGCGACGGCCTCACGCTGGTGCACGCGCGCGGCCAGCGCGCGCAGGCTCCCGGCCTGCATCACGTCGGCCAGGCTCAGGTGCCTGCCGCCGGGCAGCTGCGCGCGAATGCGCGCGACCAGTTTGAGGCTCAGCAAGGAATCGCCGCCCAGGTCGAAGAAATTGTCATCGCGGCCCACGCGTGGAATCCCGAGCACTTCGCACCAGATCGCAGCCAGCGCCTGCTCGGCCTCTCCTTGCGGCGCTTCGTAGGCGCGCTCGCTGTCCAACCCTTCCGGCTCGGGCAAGGCCCTGCGATCGACCTTGCCATTGGCGTTCAACGGCAACGCCGCGAGCGTGACGACCAGGCGCGGCACCATGTAGTCCGGCAGCACCTGGCCAAGGCGTTTGCGCAGCGCCGCGGCATCGATGGTCTGGTCCGCATGCAACGCGATATAGCCGATGAGAGACGTGTTGACCGCCCCTTCGCGCGCCACCACCACCGCTTCACGCACCTCGGGCTGCGCCAGCAGCTGCGCCTCGATCTCGCCCAGCTCGATGCGCAGGCCCCGGATCTTCACCTGGTGGTCGATGCGCCCGAGGTACTCCAGCTGCCCTTCGGTGTTCCAGCGCACCAGGTCGCCGGTGCGGTAGAGCCTGCCGCCTTGCCCCCCGAACGGATCGGCCACGAAGCGCTCGGCGCTCAGGCCCGGCCGGTTCAGGTAGCCCCGCGCCAGGCTCACGCCGCCCAGGTACAGCTCGCCTGCGACCCCTCGGGGCACCCGGTTGAGCTCGCCGTCGAGCACATGGGCGCTGGTGTGGCTGATCGGCGCTCCGATGGGCACCTGGCTTTGCCCATCGTCCCGGCAGGTCCAGCGCGTGACGTGGATGGTGGTCTCGGTCGGGCCGTAGAGGTTTTGCAATGTGGCACCCCCGAGGCGATGCAGGGTCTCCTTCTGCGTCTCGGCCGGCATCGCCTCGCCGCCGCAGAGGATGTGGCGCAGCCGCGTGCTGGCCTCGATGCCTTCGTGCGCGAGGAAGGCCTGCAGCATCGACGGCACGAAGTTCAGCGTGGTGACCTGGTGGCGCCGGATGAGATCGACGATCCGGGCCGGATCGCGCTGGTCGCCGGGGTTGGCCACCACCAGCCGCGCGCCGGCGGTCAGCGGCCAGAAGATCTCCCAGACCGAGACGTCGAAGCCGAAGGGTGCCTTGTGCAGCACGGTGTCCTCGCGCGTGAGGCCGTAGGTGCGCTGCATCCAGGCCATGCAGCTGTGCAAGGCGCTGTGGCGGATGGCGGCGCCCTTGGGCTGGCCGGTGGAGCCGGAGGTGTAGATGACGTAGGCGAGGTTCTCGCCGTGCAGGGCCACCTGGGGGTCGGTGTCGGGCTCGGCGCGCAGGTCGAGGGTGTCGACTTCGAGGGTGGCGAGGCGGCTGCGGTCCTGGAGGCAGCCGCGGGTGGCGCGGTGGGCCAGCAGCAGCTGGATGCCGCTGTCCTGCGCCATGTAGGCCAGGCGCTCGGGCGGGTGGTCGGGCTCCAGCGGCACGTAGGCCGCGCCGGCCTTGAGCACGGCGAGGATCGCGACCACCATGTCGGCGGATCGTTCCATGGCGATGCCCACGCGCACTTCGGGGCCGGCGCCCCGTGCGATGAGGCGGTGCGCAAGGCGGTTGGCGCGGCGGTTCAGGTCACCGAAGCTCAAGGCCTGGTCGCCGAACAGCAGCGCGGTGGCGTCAGGCTGCGTGCGGGCCTGCCGCTCGATCATGCGGTGCACGGGCCCGGTCCCGGGCTCACGGTGCGTGTTCACGCTCCATTGGGTGAGCTGCGCCTGCTCGGGCGTGCTCATCAGCGGGACGTCGCCCACCGCGAGCGAGTCATCGCCAGCCAGCGCACCGAGCATCGCGACATAGTGCGCGGTCAAGCGCTCGATGGTCGCCGCATCGAACAGCTCGGCGGCATGGATGAAGCTCACGTGCAGGCGCCCGTCCGCGTCCTCGCTCGTGCTCAGCACCAGTTCGAACTGCGCCACGGGCGCCGCCAGCGCATGGTCTTCGAGTGCGAGGCCGGGCAGCTGCTTCAGCGTGCGGGCGTCGGTCCGCTCGTGGCTGAACATCACCTGGAACAGCGGGCTCACACTGAGGCTGCGTTCGGGCTGCAGCGCGTCCACCAGCTGCTCGAAAGGCAGGTCCTGGTGCGCCTGCGCGCCCACTGCGGCGTCCTTCGCCTGCGCGAGCACTTGCGCCAGGCTCATGCGGCTTTCGACCGCGCCGCGCATGACCTGCGTGTTGACGAAGAGGCCGACGACGCCTTCGGTCTCCGCACGATGCCGGTTGGTCACCGACACGCCGACGTGGATGTCCTGCTGCCCGGTGTAGCGGTGCAACAGGGCCTGGAACGCCGCCAGCAGCACCATGAAGAGCGTGGCGCCCTGCGTGCGTGCACGCTGGTGAAGACCCTGCGCCAGCGCGGGCGCAAGGTCGACGCCGTGCCGCGCCGCGGTGTAGTGCCCGCCCGGCCGCCGGCTGCGGTCCGTGGCCAGTTGCAGCACCGGGTTGGCCGTGCCCAGGCGCTCGACCCAGTAGGCCAGTTGCCTGTCCTTTTCACCCGCTTCGAGCCAGCTGCGCTGCCATGCGGCGTAGTCCGCATAGCGGATCGGCAACGGCGGCAGGTCCAAGCCTTCTCCGCAAACGCGTGCGCGGTACTGCGCAACGAACTCTCCCACCAGCAGATGCAGCGAGGCGCCGTCCGCAATGATGTGATGCATCACGAGCACGAGCAGGTGCACTTGCGGGGCGAACCGGATCACGCCGACCCGTATCAGCGGGCCCGCCGTGAGGTCGAAGGGCGTGGCACTCAGGCGGCTGCATTCTTCGCGCGCACGCACTTCCACGTCGTGCTGCGCGCTGGCCAGGTCGATCACCGGGATGTCGAGGTCGACGCCCTCCCGCACGATCTGTTCGCACAGCCCCTGCGCATCCGGGCGGAACACCGTGCGCAGCGAGGCATGGCGTTCGAGCAGCGCGCCGAAACTCCGCTTCAGCGCGTCGATGTCCAGTGCCCCACGCAGCTTCAGCGCACCCGAGATATGGTAGGCCGTGCTCTTCGGGTCCAGCTGCCACAGGAACCACTGCCGCAGCTGCGCATAGGAAAGTTCGGCCCGGGCTCCCGCCGGCAAGCGCGCGATCGGCAGCCTGGCAAAGTCCACGCCCTGCTTTTGCAGCAGGCCCAGAAAGGCCTTCTGTTTTTCGCGGGGCAGGCGCGCAAAGCGGTTTGCAAGGCTGTGCTTGTCGATCTCCATCAATCCTCCAGAAGGTCGAGCAGCGCGGCCATCCGGGCGAGGTCTTCGGACCCTCCCGCCGCGGCTGTGCCGACCTCTTCCTGTACGGCGCCCGCCATCGCGGCCAGCCTCGGGTTCTCGAAATAGCGCTTGAGGGGCAACTGCACCGCGAAGCGCTCCTGCACCTTCGCCTGCACCGCCAGGAGGCTCAGCGAGTGGCCGCCCAGTTCGAAGAAGTCGTGGTTGCGCCCCGCGCGTTCCACCTCCAGCACTTCGCACCATATGGCGGCGAGCGCGACCTCCACGTCGCCGACCGGCGCCTCAAAGGCACCGGCGCCCGTGATCTCCGGATCGGGCAGCGCGTTGCGGTCGACCTTGCCGTTCGCATTGAGCGGCACGGCATCGAGCACCGTCAGCGCCGCCGGCACCATGTAGTCGGGCAGCTTCTGCAGCAGCCGCTCACGCAGCATCGCGGCATCGACCGCGTGCCCCGCGCGTGCGCACACATAGGCCACGAGCCGCATGCCGCCCGCGCCCTCTTTCGCGAGCACGACCGCCTCGCGCACTTCGGGCTGCGCGAGCAGTTGCGCCTCGATCTCGCCGAGCTCGATGCGAAAGCCGCGGATCTTCACCTGCTGGTCGATGCGCCCGAGGTAGTCGAGCTGGCCGTCGCCGCGCCAGCGCACCAGGTCGCCGGTGCGGTACAGCCGGCCGCCCTCCTCGCCGAACGGTGCGGCCACGAAACGCTCGGCGCTCAGGCCGGCGCGGTTCAGGTAGCCGCGCGCGAGACCCGCGCCCGAGACATGCAGTTCGCCCGCGACGCCGACCGGCAGCGGATTGAGGTCGCCGTCGAGCACCCACAGGCCGAGGTCGGGAATGCAGGCCCCCACCGGGCTGCTCTGCACGTCCAGGTCGGCGCGCACGATCGGCCGGTAGGTCACGTGCACCGTCGTCTCGGTGATGCCGTACATGTTGACGAGCTGCGGCTGGCGGTCTCCGAAGCGATCGATCCATGGCCGCAGGCTCCCGGGCTCGAGCGCTTCGCCGCCGAAGATCACGCAGCGCAGCGGCAGGCGGTCGCCGGCCGCCAGCGCCGCGCTGTGCATCAGTTGCCGGAAGGCCGAGGGCGTCTGGTTCAGCACGGTGACCTGTTGCGCGCGCAGCAGCGCCACGAAGTCGTCGGGCGAACGGCTGACCCAGAACGGCACGACCACCAGCTTGCCGCCGGTGCACAGCGCACCGAAGATCTCCCACACCGAGAAGTCGAAGGCGTAGGAGTGGAAGTTCGTCCACACGTCCTGCTCACCGAAGCCGAACCAGGGCTGCGTCGAGTCGAGGAGGCGCGTGACATTGCGGTGCGTGAGCTGCGTCCCCTTGGGACGTCCGGTGGAGCCCGAGGTGTAGATGACGTAGACGAGGTGATCGGCATGCACCGCCACCTCAGGGGCATGCGTTGGTTCCGATGCGAGGTCGGCCGTGTCGAGCACCAGCAGGTGCACATCGCCGTTTCGCGGAGGGAGCTTCGGCGCCACCCGGCTTTGCGTCAGCAAAAGGCGGATGCCGCTGTCCTCGATCATGGCGGCCAGGCGATCGGCGGGGTAGTCAGGGTCCAGCGGCACGTAGGCGCCGCCGGCCTTCAGGATGCCGAGCAGGCCGACCACCATCTCGATCGAGCGTTCCACCGCGATGCCGACCTTCACTTCCGGCGTCACGCCGAGCGCGACCAGGCGATGCGCGAGGCGGTTGGCGCACGCGTCGAGCTGGGCGTAGCTGAGGCTCTCGTCGCCACAGACGACGGCTGTCGCATCCGGGTGCAGCGCGGCCTGCTGTTCGAACCAGCGATGCACGGGCTGGCCGGGGTCGGCGGCATCCGCGCTCTTCGCCAACTCCGGCGGGGGTGAACGAACAGGGTCCCGCAGGCCGATGTCGCCCACCCGCGCGCCCGGTGCATGGGCGAGTGCCTCGAGCAGCTCTTCCATGCGGCGCGCCAGCGTCTCCATGCCCGCCGCGTCGAAGCGGCCGCGCGCATGGCTGTAGCTCAGCAGCAGCGTCTCGCCGTGGTTGACCGAGAGCGTCATCGGATAGTTCGTCTCCTCGCGGTTCCGAACTTCGCCGAAGCGCAGGCGGTCCGGTGCGCCCTGCTTCAGCGCCTGGTCCAGCGGATAGTTCTCGAACACCACGATGCTGTCGAACAGGTCCTGCCCGCCCTGCCCCGCCCAGCGCTGGATCTCATAGAGGGGGGTGTGCTCATGCGCCTGCGCGCCGAGGTTTTGCGCCTGCAGTTCGCGCAGCCAGTCGCCCACTTTCTGTGAGGGCCCGACCGTGGCGATCACCGGCAGTGTGTTGATGAAGAGGCCCAGCATCTGCTGTGCGCCGGGCAGCTCCACCGGCCGGCCTGCCACGGTGGCGCCGAAGCTCACCGTGCGCTGCCCCGTGTGGCGCGCCAGCAGCAAAGCCCAGGCGGCCTGCACCAGGCTGTTGAGGGTCACGCGTTCGCGCTGGGCCGCGGCCATCAGCGCACGCGTGCGCGGCGCGTCGATCTCGCGGCGGTGCATGCCATGCCCCGTCTGCGCGTCACGCGGCTTGGGCAGGGCGTCGGCCAGCCACGTGGGCCCCTCGATGCGCGCCAGCTGCTCGCGCCAGTAGCGCTCGCCGGCCCGTCCGTCGCGCTGCTGCAGCCACGCGATGTAGTCCGCGTAGCGCCCGCCTGCCGGCGCAAGGGTCTCGCCGGCGTAGTGCCGCAGCACCTCGCCCAGCAGCTGCGAGGTGCTCCAGCCGTCGAGCAGCAGGTGGTGCATGGTCCAGACGAAGTGGTGCTTGTCCGCCTGCGTGCGCACCAGCACCAGTCGCATGAGCGGCGGCTGCGCCAGGTCGAAGCCCAGGGCGAGCTGCGCCTGCGCGAGATCGTCGAGCGCGCCGGCGATGTCGCTGCGCGCTTGCCAGTCGTGCTCGGCCAGCGGCAAATCGACCTCTCGGGCCACCCATTGCAACGCCGACTCGCCGACAAGGAAGCCGGTGCGCAGCACCTCGTGCCGCGAGAGCACCGCGCGCCACGCAGCCTTGAACCGAACCGCATCGAGTCCGTCGATATCCACGCGCAACTGGTTGACGTAGGCGCTGCCGCCGGGGGCATAGAGACTGTGGAACAGCATGCCGGCCTGCATCGGCGCCAGCGGGTACAGGTCCGCGAGGTTCGCTTGCGGAACCGGCAAGGCATCGAGCTGCTGCATGCCGATGCGGGCCAGCGGAAAGTCCGATGGCGTTGCGCCCTGTGCGCCGCTGGTGCAGTGCGCGACCAGCGCCTCGAGCTCCTGCTGGAACCGCCGCACCCAGCCCTCCACTTCGGCGCGATCGTGCCGCGCCCCGCTGAAGCTCACGCGCAGTTCGAGCACGCCTTCATGGACCTGGCCGTTGACGGCAAACTCGTGCGTCAGCGGTGCGCCGGCATCCACCGGGGCGCCCCCCGGCTCGTGCGCCAGCGACCATGGCGCACCCAGGCTGCCCTCGAACTGGCCGAGGTAGTTGAAGACCAGCTGCGCGCAGGGCAGCGCGCGCAACGCCTCCTGTTGCGAAGCGCTGCCGAAGCGCCTGAGCACGCCATGGCCGAGCCCCTTGTCGGGAATGCCGCGCAGGCTCTCCTTCACGCGCTTGATCGCATCTCCCGGTTCGCCCGAAGCATCGAGCGCCACCGGGAACAGCGTGGTGAACCAGCCCACGGTGCGCGACAGGTCGATGCCGTCGAACAGGTCCTCGCGCCCATGTCCTTCGAGATCGACCAGCACCCTGGCGTGGCCGGCCCATGCGCACAGCGCCCGGCCCAGCGCGGTCAACAGCAGGTCGTTGGCCTGCGTGCGGTAGGCCGCTGGCGCGTCCTTCAGTAGCGCCTGCGTCGTGGCCTGGTCGAGCCGGAGCGCGAGGGTCTGCTGGTCGGCAACGGTTTTGGACGCCTCCGGGTGCGCGCACGGCAGGCGGGCGGGCACATCCGCGAGGCTCGCCCAATGGCCGATGCCTTCGGCATGACCCTGTGCGTAGCCCTGCAGTGCGACCGCCCAGTCCTTGCAGCTGCTGCTCTTGGTCGGCAGCACGATGACCCGGCCCGCAAGGCTTTGGAGGTAGGCATGCTGCAGGTCTTCCAGCAGGATGCGCCACGACACGCCATCGACCACGAGGTGGTGAATGGCAAGCAACAGGCGCGATTCTCCGGCCGGCAGTTCGACCGCGAGCGCCCGCAGCAGCGGCCCGCGCGCAAGGTCGAGGCTGCGCTGCGCTTCGTCGCAAAGCGCTTCGAGCTGCGCCGCGTCGCGGGCCTTGCGCACCCACAGCAACTCGGCGAGTTCGTTGTCGGACATTGCCGAGTAGCGCTGGCGCCAGGCGCCTTCGGTATCCTGGCTGTAGCGCAAGCCCAGGCTGTCGTGGTGCCGGACCACGGCGCACAACGCCTGCCGCAACGCCGGCGGCTGCAGCGGCTCGCGGCACTTCAGCAGCACCGCCTGGTTCCAGTGGTTGCGCACAGGCACCCGCATCTCGAAGAACGCTTGCTGGAAAGGCAAGAGGGGCGCTTCGCCCTGCGCATCGCGCGCGCCCACCGGTTTCGCGTCGCCCACGGGTTCGGCCGCGGCCGCCAGCTGGGCCACGGTCTGGCGCTCGAAGATCTGCCTGGGGCTCAGCTTCC
The Variovorax sp. OAS795 genome window above contains:
- a CDS encoding lysine N(6)-hydroxylase/L-ornithine N(5)-oxygenase family protein gives rise to the protein MVIHDLIGIGFGPSNIALAIALDEKRREGRCVDAVFIEKQAGFAWHKDMMLDQAHMQISFMKDLATLRNPTSRFTFINYLHESKRLQDFINLKTFFPSRHEFNDYLGWAAAQFEDACVYGEQVFEVLPEKETQGGEVSLLRVRSRNGAGAVTERLARNLVVGIGGMPNIPEGFGPLRDDPRVFHSSGYLRGMARLPDAARIAIVGAGQSAAEIFMDLQGRPHAPQVDLIMRARSIRPSDDSPFVNEVFNVEFTDYIYGQPEDERAALIDEFGHTNYAVADLDLIQQIFKMFYEQKVRGEDRMRFLRRHEIRGVQAAADGIHLTLFDQDSGADGTSRYDAVVLATGYAREQHKALLAPLAPYLGDFSVDRHYRVGSTPDFHPAIFLQGACEASHGLSDTLLSVTSVRTGEIGSALLKAIPGGAPVAAAADAANSALREREAVRA
- a CDS encoding TonB-dependent siderophore receptor; this encodes MRPLPRQRLLNAALAAAFGTASSLCSVSAFAQATAQPSGAADPTLPAITVNATTEESATGHVNGYLAKRSTAGSKTDTPIVETPQSISVITADRMDAIGATTVKDALGYTPGIAIAPFGADSRYDWIAIRGFDGYAPGFYLDGLPLRNNGTWGVWKTENYGSERIEVLRGPTSVLYGMASPGGVVNIASKLPTAEPLREIQLQYGNDARRQVAGDFSGALDAEGKVLYRITGVLRDAQLPGGSSRDDRTYIAPSITWKPSSDTTFTLLAQYQKNRAGAYSRIRPIEGSLKPTRIGTTIPSDLNVADPSFDHFNHDQKMIGYQLEHRFNDTFTVRQKLRYGKLEVDYRTLQSPSFAAMDPANALSPANYRYLNRGVFGSQESTTSLTMDNQLQADLRSGDWQHKVLVGLDYQRTRIDQYTYSSIVGAPLLDIQAPVYGGAIELPAPYVNGVNRLAQTGIYVQDQIKWGDRWSLTLGGRYDTAQSSNYSRFDGTTQRISEHKFTKRAGLVYLAPNGLAPYLSYSESFAPIGALDPATKTPFKPESGRQYEAGIRYQPPGGKSLYSAAIFDLRRKNYITYDASFMPRQTGEISVRGLELEATTELMPRLNLTASYAYTPRAIVTASSRVEEIGKQSMSVPRNRLSVWADYRFSNGLKVGVGARFNGSTHGDGEVVAPAKVPSYTLLDAMIGYDIDRWTLALNLRNLTNKAYVANCAYAYCYLGTQRTAVATATYRW
- a CDS encoding amino acid adenylation domain-containing protein, translated to MEIDKHSLANRFARLPREKQKAFLGLLQKQGVDFARLPIARLPAGARAELSYAQLRQWFLWQLDPKSTAYHISGALKLRGALDIDALKRSFGALLERHASLRTVFRPDAQGLCEQIVREGVDLDIPVIDLASAQHDVEVRAREECSRLSATPFDLTAGPLIRVGVIRFAPQVHLLVLVMHHIIADGASLHLLVGEFVAQYRARVCGEGLDLPPLPIRYADYAAWQRSWLEAGEKDRQLAYWVERLGTANPVLQLATDRSRRPGGHYTAARHGVDLAPALAQGLHQRARTQGATLFMVLLAAFQALLHRYTGQQDIHVGVSVTNRHRAETEGVVGLFVNTQVMRGAVESRMSLAQVLAQAKDAAVGAQAHQDLPFEQLVDALQPERSLSVSPLFQVMFSHERTDARTLKQLPGLALEDHALAAPVAQFELVLSTSEDADGRLHVSFIHAAELFDAATIERLTAHYVAMLGALAGDDSLAVGDVPLMSTPEQAQLTQWSVNTHREPGTGPVHRMIERQARTQPDATALLFGDQALSFGDLNRRANRLAHRLIARGAGPEVRVGIAMERSADMVVAILAVLKAGAAYVPLEPDHPPERLAYMAQDSGIQLLLAHRATRGCLQDRSRLATLEVDTLDLRAEPDTDPQVALHGENLAYVIYTSGSTGQPKGAAIRHSALHSCMAWMQRTYGLTREDTVLHKAPFGFDVSVWEIFWPLTAGARLVVANPGDQRDPARIVDLIRRHQVTTLNFVPSMLQAFLAHEGIEASTRLRHILCGGEAMPAETQKETLHRLGGATLQNLYGPTETTIHVTRWTCRDDGQSQVPIGAPISHTSAHVLDGELNRVPRGVAGELYLGGVSLARGYLNRPGLSAERFVADPFGGQGGRLYRTGDLVRWNTEGQLEYLGRIDHQVKIRGLRIELGEIEAQLLAQPEVREAVVVAREGAVNTSLIGYIALHADQTIDAAALRKRLGQVLPDYMVPRLVVTLAALPLNANGKVDRRALPEPEGLDSERAYEAPQGEAEQALAAIWCEVLGIPRVGRDDNFFDLGGDSLLSLKLVARIRAQLPGGRHLSLADVMQAGSLRALAARVHQREAVASDAVCLHAGGTGVPLFCLPGLIVNTREFQPLARAVKGDRPVYAFVSHVYTRKRWRGFAIRELAVDYADFIVKTAIGGRCALLGWSLGGDLAFEVARQLEGRIEIVFFGAVDVFEPEPMVPTGNLTSAQRAKADETLAAWLARSEMAAHWNALFARMTGAEQAWVAEQLLDPNWVSPLDGTGDEAYEYLLWATLDSRVQSACYAEAKTDLAVQVFHAERSLQAPGALRRWPGRARVLSTEVVAGTGHLDIIRDAQFGATVKHRLRALDLG